The Petrotoga sp. 9PW.55.5.1 sequence CAGTAAAAGTTTGACCATCTGTAATATTGTTTATGGTAACCGAAACATCACTTTTTACAACTTCTCTTTTTTCATCGCTTACTTCAAATATGCCAAATGATTTTGAATTTAAAAAAAGATTAAAAGGCTCAGTATATACCATTTCTTTATTAACAATGTTATTTACAATTAAAGGTTTTAAAACAGTTCCTTCTTCTACATTAAAATCCATGCCTGTTGCATGCTTTTTATTATAAGAGGTATTCATCATTATAATGTAAGTTTTTGATTCATCATAGACTTTGTATATCAATGGTCCTGGACCTAAATCATCAGAAAAAATCACATCAACCTTACCATATCTAAAAGTCGGTGTTTCTTTTCTTAATTGTGCTAACTCTTTTATAAACTGATAAGTTGGAGTATTAGTATTATAGTGATCTTTACCTTCTGAAGCAAAACCATTTGCGAACATAGCAGCCCTCGTTTCAGTAAAATTCTGCTCGGTTCCATAATAAATTGTTGGTATCCCTGGTATTGTAAAAATCAAAGTTAAAGCTTGCTTAAGACTACTGATGTCAGAACCTTTTAAAAATCTGTCCATATCGTGGTTATCAACAAAAGTTATCATTCTTGATGGATTATCATATATTTTCTCTCTTTGTTCAAGTCGATAAGCTAAATAAGATGTAGGTTTACCTTCCTTAAAGACTCTCTTAATATCAGTTTGAAGTGGAAAATCGAGCATAGAATTGAATCCTAAGCCGAAAAAATCATTTATTTCTTTTTCAGCGTTATTAGAAAAAGGGTCAGAAGTTAACCATGCTTCTCCATAAACTAAAAAATCTTCTTTTCCTAAATTTAAGGCAGATTCAAATATACCTTGCTTTCCTTTCAAAAATTCTGGCCAAAATTCTGGTTCAACATATAGAACGGTGTCGATCCTAAAACCATCAACATCGGCTTCTTCTATCCAAAACGAATAAGAATCTTTTAAAGCTTCTATTACTAAAGGATTTTCGGTATTCAAATCATCAAGTCCAGAAAATTCTGTATTATACCTATTAGGATCTTTTATTTCTGAAGGCCAATGATAAACATTTAATTTTCGTTGTTCTGGATCGTTGTAATCATTCATACTGAAAGGATATTGTGTTGGCTTATTAGTAGGAACACTTTGATCGTTCAAAAAATATCTTCCGTTTTCATACATAAAAAAATTCCCGGTATGATTTGTAACTATATCCTGTATGACATACATGTTCCTTTTATGAGCTTCTTCTACAAATTTTTTGTAAAGTTCTAAATTTCCAAAATGTTCTTCAACCCTTTTAAAATCTCTTGCCCAATAACCATGGTATCCTCCATAATTAACAGCTCCATCCCACCATTGATTTGCTATAGGCGGAGTAACCCATATTACCGATGCACCTAATTCTGAAATATAATCCATTTGATCGATTAAACCTTGTATATCTCCACCGTTGTACTTTGAATTTACATTACCACTTTCTATACCTGACTCAGTAAGCACATCGTTCGAATTATCCCCGTTTGCGAATCTGTCTATCATCACAAAATAAATGATTTGATCTTCCCAAACTGGAGACTTAGTTGCAGGAAAAATCAAAAGAACAGCAAATAAGTATACAAAAGTAACAATCCAAAACTTTTTCATTTTCCCACATCCTTTCATAGTTTTATATTTCACATTCAAAGGTAGTGGTAACCTTTCCATTATTATATCATTGATGCTAATTATTTGCAATCTTTTTTAAAAATATTTAATTATTTTTGATTTTAGGCAAATAAAGAAAGATATATTTAAATAAAACTAATTATAAAGAAAAATCTAACTTTTTCTGATTTGATTTTTCATATAATAAATGTTATTATGATAATGAAAGATTATTTCGTATATTTATTTTATTAATGAAATAATACTTTATATATATTGTGCATATGATTTAGGAAAGAAGAATTTTCTAAAATAAGTTTTGAATGCATTTAGGTTTAATATACTACGAATACGAATACATTTATATCTGGAGGATAAATTATGAAAAAAATAAAGCAAAACTCGTTGATAGTATCTTGTCAAGCAGAAGAAGGAGAACCATTGTATGGAAAAGAAACTATGCTAAAAATGGCTTTAGCAGCCAAAATAGGAGGAGCCGATGCAATAAGAACCCTCTATCCAGATGTAGTTGAAGAAATTAAAAAACATATTGATCTTCCTATAATTGGATTAACTAAAAACAGAAATTTTAAAGGGGCTTTCATAACTACAACAAAAAAGGATATCGAAGAATTAGCTAAGGCTGGTACAGATTTTGTGGCTTTAGATTGTACAAGAAGAGAAAGACCCGAACCATTAGAAGAACTATTTATTTATATAAGAACTAAGTATCCAGAGATCGGAATAGTTGCAGATATTGCCGATATCAGTGATGTAGAAAATATTATACGTTTAAAACCCGATTATATTGCAACCACCCTTTCTGGATATACCGATTATTCTATAGAAAGACCTACCCCTGACTTAGATTTAATATCTGATATTGTAAAAATAACAAAGATCCCTGTTATTGCTGAAGGTAACTATACTTATCCTTATCAGGTCAGGAAAGCAATAATAAAAGGAGCATATGCAGTTACCGTAGGAAGCGCCATAACAAGACCACAAATGATTACTAAAATCTTTAAAGATCATCTCAGAGATTTAGAAAACAAAGATTTACAAGCTGTTGGCATTGATATTGGTGGAACGTGGACAAGAGGAGTTTTAGTAGATAGATTTGGCCAGATTTTGAGAAAAGAGAAATTAAGAACTGCAAACAAGGGAGAAACAGTTGTAGTTAATATGCTTTCTCTAATAAAAAACTTAAAAACTGAAGATACAAATTTCATCGGTATAGCTACAGGAGGAAAAATTAACTTTGAAAAGGGAATAGTTGAATTTTCAACTGGTTTAATTCCAGACTGGCAAGGAGTAAATATCGCCGATTTAGTAGAAGATGAATTTAATATTCGACCGAAAGTTGATAATGATGCCAACTGCGCAGCTTACTGTCAGCACTTCAAAACTAAAGAAAATAACTTGTTAATGATAACTGTAGGAACAGGATTAGGCGGAGGAATCGTGATGAATGGAGAAGTAGTAAGAGGTGTAAAAGGTTCTGGTGGTGAAATCGGACACATTATTTTCCCTGGAAATAACCATAAATGCTCATGTGGAAAAACTGGATGCGTCGAAACTATTTTAAGTGGAAAATATTTAAAAGAAAATATTTACGAAAAAGAAAATTCGAGAGAAGTTTTAGAAAAAATAGATAATTATTCAAGAACAATGGCTTGGTTAATTGATAGTGTGAAAACAACTATAGGTTTTGAAAAATGTTATCTTGGAGGAGTTCTTCCAAATTACGGGGAAACTATGTTATCAAATATAAAAAAGAGTTATCAAGAAATAAATACTATCGAAGATCCAAATTTTATTAATTATAGCTTTCTCGGGGAATATGCAGGAGCAATTGGTGCTGCTCTTTTATCTTATCAAAAAGGAGAAGCGTAATATGTCAAAAATTACAACTTTACTAAATTCAAAGATTCATAGTTTTACAAAATCGGAAAAGAAAATATCTGACTACATTTTAAGTAGCAAGAAAGAAGATATTATAAAAATGACCGTCAGTGATTTAGCTTCTTTGTGTAAAGTAAGTGAAGCTACTTTAGTTAGATTTGTGAAAAAAATAGGTTTCTCATCTTTTCAGGAATTTAAATTAGAAATGGCCACTGATAACAATGAAAATATCTCTGACGAAGAAAAAGATATCACTATTGTCCAAGGGGATGAACCTGATCAAATACTGAAAAAAATTAAGTTAGGTTGCATAAAATCGATAGAAAACACTTCAACAATTATAAACATAGAGAAATTCTTACAAGCAGTTAATTTCATAAGATCAGCGAAAAGAATAGAAATATATGGAGTGGGTTCTTCCTTTGCTGTAGCCAAAATTCTTCAATACAAATTAACGAGACTGGGTTTCCCTTCTTTCTCTTTTGAAGACCCTCACATGCAAGCAATTTCTGCAGCTACCATGAATATTGGAGATCTTGCCTTCGGAATAAGTCAAAGTGGCTCAACCAAAGATACGGTAGATTCTATTAACATCGCAAAAAGGCATGGGGCTACTACTATCTGTTTGACTGAACACGCAAACGCTCCTATAACAAAATTTGCAGATGTTGTACTAGAAACTTTTTCAGGGGAAAATCCTGTAAAAACAAGTGCGGGAAGATCCATTTTAGTGCAGGTATTTGCAGTTGAGTTACTCTCAGGATTATTGTATTCAATAGAATATGAAAAAGCTATAAAAGCGGGGAAAGAAACGGCAAGCGCTGTCGTAAAGAAATTGTATTGATAAGTTTATAAAATCTTAAGAGGTTTAGTTCATTTAGTTGTGAACCAAATAATTAAGAAGTTCTTTTATAAAAGCTGGAAATAGAATAGAAAAAGATTTTACGATTAGCTATTGAATATTAAGATTTTTGGAGTTAATTCAATTTAATTCTTTTAAAATGGATCTATTTATTCCTCAGCGTATTTTTTGTACATTGACTTTATTTATAATAATATAATATAATATAATTAATAAACAAATCTTATTTATTAATTATATTGTTAAAGAGGTGATTTCAGTTTTAAAAAAAGAAAAAGAATCTTCAAAATTCAATACTTATTTAAGAGTTTTAGATTTGTTAATTAATGAAGAAATGACTAGAGTAAAACTTTCAAAAAATACCGGGTTAACTAACACAACAATAAGTGAGATCGTAAAAAAATTTCTTCAAATTGGGTTCATAAAGGAAAGTAAAATTATTCCAAGAGGGGTAGGTCGACCCTCCATAAACTTGAAAATGTGTGAGGAGTATACTAACGTAATTGGAATAGGAATTATGAGAAATAGTATCAAAGGAACCCTTATTAATTCAGCGGGATTAGAAATTTATAGAATGAGTAAGCCTCTTAAAAGAGGATGCTCACAAATTGATACTATGTATGGATTAATTAACGATTTGCTAAAAAAAGCGGAAATTGACAAAAGAAAGGTAAAAGCAATTTCTTTTGGAGTTCCTGGTCCACTAGATGTGAGAAAGGGTATTATAAAAGAACCTCCTAACCTTTCTGAATTTTCGAATTATCCTCTAATAGATAATATAAAGAAAAAGTATAATTTATTTGCTTGCTTAGAAAACGATGCAGATATGGGAGCAATAGGTGAAAAATATTACGGAAAAGGGAAAAAACTGAGTTCCTTTATATACCTTGTTTATGATAAAGGAATAGGAGCAGGAATTATGATAAATAATGATTTATACCGTGGTTTAAATGGATATGCAGGAGAAGTTGGTCATACACCATTACTAAGAGATGGCAAATTTATATATTTTGAAGAAATATATGGGATAGACAAAGTTTTAAATATGATTAACAATTGTATCTCTAATCCTAATTTATATTTTAAAGAATCAAAGAGTTTTCCCTTAGATGAAAGAAAATTAATTGATGAAATTATACAAAATGTTTCTATAAACTTTAGTATTATTATACTGAATTTAATACATTACTTTGGAATTTCAAATATCTTTATAGACGGGAGAGTTAAACTATTAGGGAAGGATTTTATTGTTTCATTGAAGGAAACAGTCAAAAGACATTTATTTTACAAACATAATGTAAATATCTATTTTTCTAATTTGGATGGATACGCTATTTCACTTGGGGCTGCAAAATATGGATTGATCAAACTATTGCAAAAAATAGTTATAGAAGAAATTAGTTAATAAGATAAAATATAGCTTAATCTAATTTTTAGGTGTTAATTATTATCTAAGCCACGTTAAAGCTTCAAATATTTTTAATTTTTTAATTTATGGAGAAAGGAGTGGTAACATTGAAAGTTTAAATAGGAGTTTTTATTTTTTCCAAAAAATCTAAAAAAAGGGGTGTTTAAAGGTGAGAAAAAAAATGTATCTCGTAACGATGATATTAGTGATGTTTTTCTTGGTAATAATTGATAACACATCATTTGCTACAGTTCGTCTAGCAGATCCTCGGGTCAGGCAAGCCATTGCTTACGCAATAGACGTAGACATGATCTGTGAAATTCTATTAGAAGGAAAAGCTTCCCCAGCAGACAGCCTAACTCCAGACAAGGATTGGAAGGCTGAAGGGTTAAATGATTATAAATATAATCCTACAAAAGCTAAACAACTTCTCAAAGAGGCTAGTTGGGATTCCAATTACGTTCTAGATGTTGTTTATTATTATGGAGACCAATTAACCGTTGATCTAATGACTGCTGTCCAAGCTTACCTTGCCGATGTTGGAATAAAAATGAATTTTAGAAAATTAGAAGGCGATTTAACTACTTTGTTATGGAGTCCACCTCAAGATCCAGAAAAAGGACCTTCGGCTGTTAATTGGGATTTAGCCTATGCAGGAATTAGTGCTCTCACATTACACGAATACTACAATCGTTTTAGAGGTGGTGCTTCTTCTAATTCTCATACGCCAACAGATCCAGAACTTGACAGATTAATTGATGCGATCAACGCTACAGCTGATATGGAAGAACAAAGAAAGGCCTTTATTGAACTCACAAAATATGAAAATGAGACGTTACCAGCAATACCTCTATATTATCAGCAAGGATTTATAGTAGAAAGTAAAAGAGTTAATCGTAAAGGAATTCCTTATGGAAATGAACAATTCGCATATGATTGGAGAATTATTGATTGGGATGTGGAACCTGATAAAAATGGAGAAAAAATCTTGTATACAAATGGAGGACCAGCTCAATTTTTTGAAGGACCTTTCGTAAATCCAGCTACAAGTACTATGCCATATCTAAAACTGTTATTTGATAGGCTTATAATAGCTGATGAGAAATTAAATCCTAAAAAAGGTCAGTTGGCTTCTGAATATTTTGTAAGTGAAGATGGATTAACTATTGAGTTTGTATTACGTGATGGTATTAAGTGGCATGACGGTGTACCTATAACTTCAGAAGATGTTAAATTCACCTTTGAATACTATGCTAAAGTTCCACAATTAAATGCTGTTGCTCTTTTTACAATAAGTAGTTTAAAAGGTTATTATGACTACATGCAAGGTAATAGTGATGAAATTACAGGTATCGTTATTGATGAAAATAAGGTCACTTTTTATTTTGATAACTTAGATCCAAATGCATTAATGACTTTTTCTCAATGGCCCCCACTACCAAAACATTTGCTAGAAAATACAGATGCACTCCAAGCTCAAAGAGCTTCTTATTGGCAAAAGCCGATTGGTTCTGGCCCTTTTAAAATAGAAGAAGTAGAAATGAATAACTATGTAACCTATGTTAGATGGGATGATTATTGGGGCAAAGGAACCGGAAACATTGAGAAGATTCAGTCCTATCCAAGCGACGAAAGTGATCCGAATCTTGTTATTAATACAGAAGCTGGTAAAGTAGATTTTGCATATACTAAAAGTGTTGAACAAGCAAGTGCCATTGAGCAAATAAGTCATGTGAATCTTATTCCTTTTGATATGAGATTTACAAGACTATTCTATGTCAACAAATTTCCAACCAAAGATGAACTATAGATGTTAAAACAATACTGCCTTAAATAGATGAAGAAATTCTAGTATGATTCAATAATAGTTTTCCAAGTTTTTATTAGGCTTTCTCTTTTCTTTAAATTTCTCAATTAAACAAGAAAGAGAAAGCCTTTATAACTAAACAACAAAGATAATTTTTATTGGTTTGACACTAAGAATAATGCGTAATTAAAGGGAAAAACTAGAATTTTAGATTGATGTAAGGGTAAAACTCTTCCTTATTCTTCTGTCTTTAGTTATAGATAACGCCTAAAGAAGGCACAACTTAATTTTTAAATAAGGAAAAGGAGGGAAACGATTAAATGTATGCGTATATAATAAGAAGAATATTAATACTTATTCCAATGTTATTGGTAATAACTTTTCTAATTTATTTAGGAATAGAATTAATGCCAGGAGACGCTGTTTCTTTTATCATTGGACCGGAAGCTGCAGCAAATATACCTATGGAAAGGCTTGATGAACTCAGAGAATCTTTGGGTTTAAACGATCCTTTTATAATTAGATATTTTCGATGGCTTGGAGGAATATTAAAAGGGGACTTTGGTTATAGCTTAACTAGTGGGGTTCCCATTTCCCAAATAGTTTTTTCTCGCTTACCTGCAACAATAGAACTTGCTATATCAGCGTTACTCTTTTCTACACTTTTAGGGAGCATATTAGGAATTATTGGTGCTTTAAAAAAGGGAAGCATCTTGGATAACGTTCTGACTGTTGCTGGTATGGTTGGTTTATCTTTGCCTCAATTTTTCTTTGGATTGGTTGCAATTGTTATATTTTCTCTTAATTTAGGTTGGTTACCTGCAGGCGGAAGAATTATGCCAGGGCATGTTAATTTTTTTGATAGACTTCCACATTTAATTTTACCCACCATTGTTTTAGGTTCTTCATTAACGGGCGGAGTCATGAGATATGCAAGAAACAGTATGTTAGAATCTTTAAATAAGGATTTTATAAAAACAGCTAGAAGCAAGGGGCTGCCTGAATGGAGAGTCAATTTAATCCATGGTTTTAGAGTTGCAATGACTCCTGTGGTGGTTCTTGTAGGTTTTAGGTTGCCCATGCTGGTAGGAGGAACTGTTGTTATAGAGGAAATATTTCAGTGGCCAGGTATGGGTAGAGAATTCTTGTCAGCAGTTCGTGGACAAGATTTACCCCTTATAATGATGATAGCACTATTTATTGTGTCAGCTGTTTTGATTGCAAGCTTTCTAATAGATATTCTAACAGCACTAATAGATCCTAGAGTTAGATTAGAATAAAGGAGCGTCGTTATGAATAACGCAAAAAATAGTAAATTAGATAAAAAAATGGATAAAATTAAAGAAAAAGAAGAAAAAGGGTTGTTAAAAGAAAAGAAAGTAAATAGAACTTTAAGAAAGTTTTTAAACAATAAGTTAGCAGTTATTGGGTTATTTATTTTGTTAACAATTACTTTTGCAAGTATTTTTGCACCAATTATTTGCCACCACAAACCCGGAAAAATAGATTTAAGAAATGCATTACAACCACCCTCTTGGAACCATATTTTTGGAACAGATAAATTAGGCAGAGATGTTTTTGCACGAGTTCTTTATGGTGGAAGAATATCAATTTTAGTTGGCTTTGGAAGTGGCATTGGATCTGCGCTTATAGGAGTTTCAATAGGAAGTTATGCAGGCTATAAAGGAGGTTGGCTTGACAAAATTTTTTTAAGAATATCAGAAGTTCTGATCGCATTTCCCCAAATTGTCTTGGTTCTACTGCTAGTTACTATTTTAGGACAAAGTCTTTGGAATTTATTATTTATATTTATTTTAACAGGTTGGGCACCAATGTATAGAATGGCAAGGGCTAGAATGCTTTCCATAAGGGAAGAAGAATATGTTCAAGCTCTTAAAGCTTTTGGTATTAGTGATTTTGTCATTTGTTACAAGCATATGCTCCCTAATGCTATTGGTCCAATAGCAATCAATATTACTTTAAGCACTGCTATGTTTATATTAGAAGAAACTTCTCTTAGTTTTTTGGGATTAGGTGTTCCATTAGATTTGCCAACGTGGGGAAATATTTTGTATGCTGCCCAAAATTTATCAATTCTGCGAAATAATTGGTGGATATGGTTACCACCTGGAATAATGATATCTCTTTTTGTTTTAAGCCTGAATTTTGTGGGAGACGGATTAAGAGATGCTTTTGATTCCACTTATCAAGGATAAAAAGGAGGACAAAATTTGAGTAATCAGACTTTGCTTACAGTAAATAATCTTAGTGTATATATTTATGCAAATCAAAGATGCAATAAAGCTGTTCAGGACATTTCTTTTGAAGTAAAAAAAGGAAAAATTTTAGGAATAATAGGTGAAAGCGGTTGTGGGAAAAGTATTACAGCAAGTGCAATAATG is a genomic window containing:
- a CDS encoding ABC transporter permease, which gives rise to MNNAKNSKLDKKMDKIKEKEEKGLLKEKKVNRTLRKFLNNKLAVIGLFILLTITFASIFAPIICHHKPGKIDLRNALQPPSWNHIFGTDKLGRDVFARVLYGGRISILVGFGSGIGSALIGVSIGSYAGYKGGWLDKIFLRISEVLIAFPQIVLVLLLVTILGQSLWNLLFIFILTGWAPMYRMARARMLSIREEEYVQALKAFGISDFVICYKHMLPNAIGPIAINITLSTAMFILEETSLSFLGLGVPLDLPTWGNILYAAQNLSILRNNWWIWLPPGIMISLFVLSLNFVGDGLRDAFDSTYQG
- a CDS encoding MurR/RpiR family transcriptional regulator; its protein translation is MSKITTLLNSKIHSFTKSEKKISDYILSSKKEDIIKMTVSDLASLCKVSEATLVRFVKKIGFSSFQEFKLEMATDNNENISDEEKDITIVQGDEPDQILKKIKLGCIKSIENTSTIINIEKFLQAVNFIRSAKRIEIYGVGSSFAVAKILQYKLTRLGFPSFSFEDPHMQAISAATMNIGDLAFGISQSGSTKDTVDSINIAKRHGATTICLTEHANAPITKFADVVLETFSGENPVKTSAGRSILVQVFAVELLSGLLYSIEYEKAIKAGKETASAVVKKLY
- a CDS encoding alpha-amylase family glycosyl hydrolase, which produces MKKFWIVTFVYLFAVLLIFPATKSPVWEDQIIYFVMIDRFANGDNSNDVLTESGIESGNVNSKYNGGDIQGLIDQMDYISELGASVIWVTPPIANQWWDGAVNYGGYHGYWARDFKRVEEHFGNLELYKKFVEEAHKRNMYVIQDIVTNHTGNFFMYENGRYFLNDQSVPTNKPTQYPFSMNDYNDPEQRKLNVYHWPSEIKDPNRYNTEFSGLDDLNTENPLVIEALKDSYSFWIEEADVDGFRIDTVLYVEPEFWPEFLKGKQGIFESALNLGKEDFLVYGEAWLTSDPFSNNAEKEINDFFGLGFNSMLDFPLQTDIKRVFKEGKPTSYLAYRLEQREKIYDNPSRMITFVDNHDMDRFLKGSDISSLKQALTLIFTIPGIPTIYYGTEQNFTETRAAMFANGFASEGKDHYNTNTPTYQFIKELAQLRKETPTFRYGKVDVIFSDDLGPGPLIYKVYDESKTYIIMMNTSYNKKHATGMDFNVEEGTVLKPLIVNNIVNKEMVYTEPFNLFLNSKSFGIFEVSDEKREVVKSDVSVTINNITDGQTFTDDFILSGTASNAKSVRIIVDGEEKEYARVDLNQGMEEKWEVKIKISDFTPGSHKIFAKAYGKTPLIVEYSKEYKVNFDIPMVTLKIVEDPAGDDKGPLGLYSYPKDSTFNSQMDIRKVELVQIGTMLRMIITMENVTDIWSPPNGFDHVTFQIYFDDPNKVGAVELPFQNATMPENYDWDYGMWATGWDIYLYSSNNAGPNNFGDPIIPSPVAEVNKQENKITFLIPLSVLETNDLTGWNIYITTYDYDGIEGVFRPLTPQGGQWAFGGGDPTDPKIIDDLFITIYK
- a CDS encoding ABC transporter substrate-binding protein is translated as MRKKMYLVTMILVMFFLVIIDNTSFATVRLADPRVRQAIAYAIDVDMICEILLEGKASPADSLTPDKDWKAEGLNDYKYNPTKAKQLLKEASWDSNYVLDVVYYYGDQLTVDLMTAVQAYLADVGIKMNFRKLEGDLTTLLWSPPQDPEKGPSAVNWDLAYAGISALTLHEYYNRFRGGASSNSHTPTDPELDRLIDAINATADMEEQRKAFIELTKYENETLPAIPLYYQQGFIVESKRVNRKGIPYGNEQFAYDWRIIDWDVEPDKNGEKILYTNGGPAQFFEGPFVNPATSTMPYLKLLFDRLIIADEKLNPKKGQLASEYFVSEDGLTIEFVLRDGIKWHDGVPITSEDVKFTFEYYAKVPQLNAVALFTISSLKGYYDYMQGNSDEITGIVIDENKVTFYFDNLDPNALMTFSQWPPLPKHLLENTDALQAQRASYWQKPIGSGPFKIEEVEMNNYVTYVRWDDYWGKGTGNIEKIQSYPSDESDPNLVINTEAGKVDFAYTKSVEQASAIEQISHVNLIPFDMRFTRLFYVNKFPTKDEL
- a CDS encoding putative N-acetylmannosamine-6-phosphate 2-epimerase is translated as MKKIKQNSLIVSCQAEEGEPLYGKETMLKMALAAKIGGADAIRTLYPDVVEEIKKHIDLPIIGLTKNRNFKGAFITTTKKDIEELAKAGTDFVALDCTRRERPEPLEELFIYIRTKYPEIGIVADIADISDVENIIRLKPDYIATTLSGYTDYSIERPTPDLDLISDIVKITKIPVIAEGNYTYPYQVRKAIIKGAYAVTVGSAITRPQMITKIFKDHLRDLENKDLQAVGIDIGGTWTRGVLVDRFGQILRKEKLRTANKGETVVVNMLSLIKNLKTEDTNFIGIATGGKINFEKGIVEFSTGLIPDWQGVNIADLVEDEFNIRPKVDNDANCAAYCQHFKTKENNLLMITVGTGLGGGIVMNGEVVRGVKGSGGEIGHIIFPGNNHKCSCGKTGCVETILSGKYLKENIYEKENSREVLEKIDNYSRTMAWLIDSVKTTIGFEKCYLGGVLPNYGETMLSNIKKSYQEINTIEDPNFINYSFLGEYAGAIGAALLSYQKGEA
- a CDS encoding ABC transporter permease; this encodes MYAYIIRRILILIPMLLVITFLIYLGIELMPGDAVSFIIGPEAAANIPMERLDELRESLGLNDPFIIRYFRWLGGILKGDFGYSLTSGVPISQIVFSRLPATIELAISALLFSTLLGSILGIIGALKKGSILDNVLTVAGMVGLSLPQFFFGLVAIVIFSLNLGWLPAGGRIMPGHVNFFDRLPHLILPTIVLGSSLTGGVMRYARNSMLESLNKDFIKTARSKGLPEWRVNLIHGFRVAMTPVVVLVGFRLPMLVGGTVVIEEIFQWPGMGREFLSAVRGQDLPLIMMIALFIVSAVLIASFLIDILTALIDPRVRLE
- a CDS encoding ROK family protein, whose amino-acid sequence is MISVLKKEKESSKFNTYLRVLDLLINEEMTRVKLSKNTGLTNTTISEIVKKFLQIGFIKESKIIPRGVGRPSINLKMCEEYTNVIGIGIMRNSIKGTLINSAGLEIYRMSKPLKRGCSQIDTMYGLINDLLKKAEIDKRKVKAISFGVPGPLDVRKGIIKEPPNLSEFSNYPLIDNIKKKYNLFACLENDADMGAIGEKYYGKGKKLSSFIYLVYDKGIGAGIMINNDLYRGLNGYAGEVGHTPLLRDGKFIYFEEIYGIDKVLNMINNCISNPNLYFKESKSFPLDERKLIDEIIQNVSINFSIIILNLIHYFGISNIFIDGRVKLLGKDFIVSLKETVKRHLFYKHNVNIYFSNLDGYAISLGAAKYGLIKLLQKIVIEEIS